attttttgcttttaattCTTGTTCTTGACTTCTGATTATCGTCTCAGGTTGGTGTTGTTTTGAACTAGATAATTTTAGTAGGAATTTACTTTTGTCAGATAACTTTGTTATGATTTTGTTTACGGTTCAGATATTTAATTCTTATCACTTATTTATATAGCCTTTTATCAAATGTACTGTAGCCTTCTTTATGGAGCAGAAGACCCTTCTATAGCTGGAATGGTGCTGGACAGTGCCTTCTCTAATTTGTTCAATCTGATGCTGGAACTTGCAGATGTGTACAAAATCCGGCTTCCCAAATTCACAGTATGTACTTCTGTTAAAATTGTTTGCAATTAGTTTCCTCACTGCCTATGTAATTTGTATGTATGTCAGGAAGTATGGTCTTttgctttaaaaaaaattcccttTTTTATTACCTTGGGAATTTGGATGTTTCCAGTTCAAACTTCTCAATTGTGTATATTAACATGTGATGTTTGTGTTGTAACAACAATCGACTCCTGTAATTCCTTGGTATAGGAGTTAGCAACCATActtgattatattttgttatttttggaCAACCAGGACTGTGTAACTGATCGCCTGTGTCAGAGGCAGTTTTAGCCGTCTAAAGTTCTggaattttgtaaattatgtgttgatacCACCTGATTAGTATTACTTCCTTGTCTCCCCATTTCAAATACAGGTCAAGATGGCTCTTCAGTACATGCGACGAGTAATACAGAAGAAAGCCAAATTTGATATCACACGACTTGATTGCATACAGGTCTTCACTTATCTTTAAGTGTAGTGaggttgtcattttttttgtcttacCCTTGTTCTATACTCTCCGAGAAATCTTGTTCTTAGAGATATGTACTCCAGCAATATTTATTGTGAGACGTGTGGATCTATGATATAGTTTTGCTGCTAATGCATTATATTATCGAAACTTGCAGGTTGCTCCCAAGACATTTATTCCTGCTCTGTTTGGGCATGCGAAAGATGACAAATTTGTCCAATCTCAGCATTCTGATGCTATCTATAATTCATATGCGGTACAGACACATTCTCTAAATCtttatcttttatattttaccaTTCTATGTAGtaagtttttggttttttacagggtgataaaaatattatcaaatttgatGGTGACCACAACTCATCGCGGCctcaattttattatgattctgtgtcaatttttttctataatgtCCTCCATCCTCCTCATCCTCCATCTTCATATTCAACAAAGATTGAGAAATACTATGATCTGGGAGACGTTAAAGTTGGTGCTGGTGTGGAAGAGGTAGCTCCTGGACACATATTCTTAggattatttcttttacttagTACATGTCGATTTTATGCTAAAAGTTGCAAAATTAATGTTTGCGTCCATGCTTACTGTGGAACTTTCATCTTactttttgatttatattcGTACCAAAATTTCAAGATGATATGGTTTAGATAcgttgtgtgtgtgtatttgtgTGTTCAGATctgtgtatatatacatacttCTGTGCTATCCATTGTTGTCTTAAAGACGTGGTGTGTGTTTGCAGATCTGTGTATATGTACATAATTCTTTGTTTATCCCTTGCATTATGATGTTGCAGATTCATTAATGACATCGTTATATACCCCACAAATACGAACAGGAAAGGCCAGTGATTGCTGTAATCCTGTGATATTTAACGGGGAACTGATGAGATGACTAATTTGGATAAGGACCTAAAATATTTCTTTGTGACTGGTGAATCTCTTGCAGAATTCATTCTACCTTGTAGTATAATTCAGATTAGGAACAGCTTTTATGATCTGATACTTGGTAAACTAGTTTAACCCTGTAACAAATATTTCTTCTCAGTTGTTCGTTATTTTGAATTACACGTCCTGAAGTAATGCATCTGTACTGTACAACTTGGTTATAAATGCGTCCTTCTATACTTTGCTTAGCCACTATGCACTGTGCTTTACTCTGATGCTGGTCTTCTGTATGTGGTGATCTAACTGTTTCTTTTTcagaatattttatatgagaTAATAGCTGGGCTTCGCAATGTAAGTGCTGATGCACCTAGCTCTTCTGCTGCACCTCGTAGCATTTCATCTACAAAATCTGTGGGCGAACTGCTCTCTGACATAGCTCCCGTATGTAATGtaaaatctctctctctctctctctctctctctcagacACATACACACGATTGGTCTGTCTTTAGAGTTTTAGGAGTGTAAATACAGAACATACATACACTTCTGTTCAGGTTCTGTAAAATGTTAATTTCTTGTCCCCCGGACCTTTTAGATGCTACACAAATTTTTGTTACGATATAAGAGGctgcatttcaattttatatgatGATTATTACAGGATGCTTTGACTTCTGAGGAAGCCCATCTCAAGATTCTCAACGGCAGTGGCACATCACCTCAAGTGGTACTTGCATCTGAACCTGCTTCAAGTGAAGCATCATTGCACTGAGCTACTTCTCAGAACTAAAGctcttgaatttcaatttgttAGGACAAGCAAGCAGGCCAAAATGAAGAGTGTTGCTCCTACACGAGCTCAAACAGAGAAAGTTGGGGAAGATGCTCGTCTCTGGGCAGTGATGATCTACCTTCTATGGAGACAAGCATCAGTAACTCCGACCAGGTGTCTTTTCATACCTCTCCTCTGCTAGTTTTTAAAGCTGTGTTTGCCAAAATCTTCTGTTAGTCCCTCCTCATTCGTGCTTTAGCTCCTGTGGAGATCCTTGAGGTCTGCAAAACCCTATTGATCAAGAAATCATTATAATCACTGACCCTTGAAGCTTACTTGAGTTTGGATCCATTTCTTCGTTTATGCTGACTACTTCAGTTTACACAGACAACTATAAAGGTCCTTGCCACGCCCCTTCGAAATCCAGGACAAAATACATTAGAGTCTCCTAAGGACGatacaaagaagaagaaaaaaaacaaagctaATTCGAGCACAAAGAAGCCGAAACGGGAGAAATTTGAAAAGCTGGAGGCTCTGAGCCAGCGCATTCGTCTTTGCATCTTGAAGAGAGTTAATCATAGGAGAAACTGCTCGACGTGACTAACCCTCATTGTAGAATAGGATGTTGATTTGTTAGGCTTCCATACTTTGCTTTGTATTTtccaagaaagaaaaaaacccAACTCTGATATGTTGCTGGGAGGCTACCCACTTTGCTTATTATTTCATGCAGCTCTCGTCACCATTTTAACCATTCACTTTAAATCCTATTTGTTCTGCAAGTGGAGTTCTGCTTTTTGTTACTTTCATACTCAAAATGGATACAACTACAGAAATCGGTTAATAAAGGAAAGGTGCAGAGCAGATTTTCAAAGTTAGAGCGTCCTTATCCATGCTCTTTGGAAGAGGgcaagagcatggatgtggaTCTGGACGCCATctctattcatttttaatttcatgttcTTCCGCAAGAGTACAACATTCATCCATGTTCTTCTGCAAGAGCATGCTCAAGGGTCctaccattctattattcaatttaaatacttcaattactaaaagcatttccacaatattaaaatgcattaaaaatacccgatatactattacaaattactaaaaaattaaaaattgcataattaaaatcctaaaaataaaaaattaaattcataataaaaaaattgaagtatgAATGAGggataatttgatgtaaagAATGGATGATGGATGTGAATATtcatagatgattttgggataatttttttaaaaaaaaatcaatttttttttaaaaagggtaaaaaaggctatatttttggaaatccgaaattacttttttttttctttttttccggattattttttattttttatgaattttttaaaaaattaacgaAATAAAAACGAGCCCAATCAGGAGGCGCCACGTAGGCGTGCTCTTCGGCACGGCGGTGCTCTTGCTAtcgagcacgtccgtgccgttGGCAAAAGCACAACAGCGAGCATGGTACTCGCCGTGTCGACGGCACGGCGGCTGCTCTTCCCCAAGAGCACcgtgcggatgctcttatattaAAGCAtctcaaaggaaaaaaaataaatttagaatatatatttcttattgacttttttaaaaagataaatatagcTTCTTAAAagatactactccctccgtcctaggGTATTAGACTCATATAccattttggggtgtcccaacATACTTGACCActttctatttatggtaaaaattacAGAATTTAAGTAACACCCTTATTACAATTAggattaaaataatgttaattaatCCAATGTTAATTGAATGGAAATCGGTACCCAACCCACCaacatcatttcattttttgtcttctctctcttccagACTCAATCCCTCATTCTCTCTCCACGCctcttccaaaaaaaaaaccctagaTCTAACATTTTTTGTCAAACTCACGCATCAATGGCTTCCAACGACGAAATATGTGAGCCTAATCCAAGCGATGATAGGTGGGTTAACCCCCAACGCCCCCTTACTCGCTCGCCGTCGTGGTCTGCTGGCAGTGGCAGTGGCGGAGGAAAATCACTCGTCGTGGTGCAAGGAAAGAGGAAAGCTCCGGTTGCCGACGCCACCACCCCTGCCGTAAAGAAGTTCAAGAGCGGTcagctgaaattaaaagatCTGAAAGTTGTgttccatttattttaaatttaaaaataaaaatacatcacATCACCTAATCTACTTTATTACCAACTTCATTTACACCACTAAACAtcacctcctaaaatcctgtgcccaaaagaagcgAGTCTAAtactctgggacggagggagtattagtaaaatccaagaaattaaaaattgaaataaatatatagaaataacTACCACATTTACCTTTTACCTACCTTTTACCTTTTGTGTAGAAAAGAGGTTAAAAATCTGTTAAAAATTGAAGTTATAATACTACTTCTCAAATACCCTTCCCATTGAAGaatgaattttatgaataaaaggtaaatatgatacaccctccgtcccagataattcgtcccagttttccatttcgatccgtcccacataatttgtcccacttcacttttaccatttttggtagtggaccccatattcaactaactcattcctactcacattttattataaaactaatatataaaaggtaggacccacattccactaactttttcaactcacttttcattacaatttttaaaacccgtgcccggtcaaagtgacccgaattatccgggatagagggagtacttaattacttctctctacctctctatATACCTCCTCCTTTGGAGTCTAAAGATTGATATCAGTCCCCATTCATGGAATAATTGCAGgaaataaattggaataaaatcAGCCCAAGAGTTGACTATGAAATGTTATGAttatgcactattttaagtaaGTAGGAATTGGAGggatttgaataaattagatttaatttgaataaataagatgTGATCTGAATCAATTGGGAATTGATTGGGATCAATTAGGTGCAAGTTTCGTGGGATTATTATAATGTAAACTCCTATATAAACTATGGAGGTTTTTGAGAAAGATATCGAGAAGAGATCAATTGTTATCGGTGTATACTGTAGGCCTCGGTGAGAGGATTATTGGCCTCCTAGGAGGATTGTATCTTTTCATTTGTTTCTGTATTTCGAGTTAAGTTATATCCCAATCCAGTTTCTATTCATATATATCCTCTTCCTGCCTTTACTTCATATCAAAGATACACTTAACAGAAAGATTAAACAAAAGTTACAAAACAATCTCACCCACTTATATGCAAAGTTTCAAGTGTAGTCAAGTCGAAACTAAACCTAGCTTTCTGCTTACAATCTAAATACTGCATTGGTTCTTAATGCAATTATATGTATACATTAGACACTAGAGATACATGATGACAACTAAGAAGCTGAGAAATTACATATCACCAGAGAGCTTTCGCAATTGGTATTCATCACTAGTGGGTAGTTCTGATGAATGATCGAACTGCTCACTTGGTAATAAAAGAGGATGCGGCTGTTGGTAAGGAGAGTTTAAGCTCGACTCCAGTATTGAATGGGAGGAAGCAATCTCTTGTTTAGTGAACAACGCATCATTGCTCTTGCATTTCCTTTTCACTGGTCTCCCATTAGGGCTCTGAACTGGTGAACTAGCATGACAGCCAGAATCAGGGGTTAGAGGCTCATCATGATGAGAGGACAAGGATTCATCAAGAGAAAAACTCTTTGCAGAAGCATGTTCGTTCGCAAGCTTGTCCACAAAAGGTGATTCAGATGTTGGAGCTGGGGTTGCAGGGTCAGTTTTATTATCAGATTCTGGGCAAATGTCATTTGTCTCAGGAGCGGAAGCCCCTAAGCCAGGCGCTTCTGAAAGAACTCCACTTATGCGTTGCTgttcttcaataattttttttaagtacttTCCTTGGGCTTCTATCCGTAACTGTAGCTGTCTTTGCACCTGTAAGAACCATTACAAGTCTCAGCTAAGAACAAATTTTCATAACCAAATAAGCATGAATTCCCAAAACACTTTGTAATGCTCCCAGCTTCTTATAGTTTCATGgggtaaaataaaatggtgCAGCTTGACTTCTGTGGAGTTAAACCTTTATGGGGTTTAGAAATGTGAGTTATCAAGGCATTTCTCATATAAACAGATTGGTAAAAAGAGAGTTCAAACAATATACCTCTAATTGTTCATGCAGTCGCT
The nucleotide sequence above comes from Salvia hispanica cultivar TCC Black 2014 chromosome 5, UniMelb_Shisp_WGS_1.0, whole genome shotgun sequence. Encoded proteins:
- the LOC125191183 gene encoding uncharacterized protein LOC125191183 isoform X1 is translated as MIDQFINFVIRPPRAHYNPDQYLWEKDFTLAGRKYNREDVELSNERGHTLKCSHYAPSQVPDGSPLPCVIYCHGNSGCRADANEAAVVLLPSNITVFTLDFSGSGLSDGDYVSLGWHEKNDLKVVISYLRSNEKVSRIGLWGRSMGAVTSLLYGAEDPSIAGMVLDSAFSNLFNLMLELADVYKIRLPKFTVKMALQYMRRVIQKKAKFDITRLDCIQVAPKTFIPALFGHAKDDKFVQSQHSDAIYNSYAGDKNIIKFDGDHNSSRPQFYYDSVSIFFYNVLHPPHPPSSYSTKIEKYYDLGDVKVGAGVEENILYEIIAGLRNVSADAPSSSAAPRSISSTKSVGELLSDIAPVCNDALTSEEAHLKILNGSGTSPQVDKQAGQNEECCSYTSSNRESWGRCSSLGSDDLPSMETSISNSDQTTIKVLATPLRNPGQNTLESPKDDTKKKKKNKANSSTKKPKREKFEKLEALSQRIRLCILKRVNHRRNCST
- the LOC125191183 gene encoding uncharacterized protein LOC125191183 isoform X2, which produces MLRQLSNERGHTLKCSHYAPSQVPDGSPLPCVIYCHGNSGCRADANEAAVVLLPSNITVFTLDFSGSGLSDGDYVSLGWHEKNDLKVVISYLRSNEKVSRIGLWGRSMGAVTSLLYGAEDPSIAGMVLDSAFSNLFNLMLELADVYKIRLPKFTVKMALQYMRRVIQKKAKFDITRLDCIQVAPKTFIPALFGHAKDDKFVQSQHSDAIYNSYAGDKNIIKFDGDHNSSRPQFYYDSVSIFFYNVLHPPHPPSSYSTKIEKYYDLGDVKVGAGVEENILYEIIAGLRNVSADAPSSSAAPRSISSTKSVGELLSDIAPVCNDALTSEEAHLKILNGSGTSPQVDKQAGQNEECCSYTSSNRESWGRCSSLGSDDLPSMETSISNSDQTTIKVLATPLRNPGQNTLESPKDDTKKKKKNKANSSTKKPKREKFEKLEALSQRIRLCILKRVNHRRNCST
- the LOC125190380 gene encoding myb family transcription factor PHL7-like, which codes for MFQPQGVPSSSFVQSIPIARSQPLDRVDTTMDPMSGSNSGSNNQSLASKQRLRWNHELHERFVDAVAQLGGPDRATPKGVLRVMGVQGLTIYHVKSHLQKYRLAKYLPDSSSDGKKADRKESSDMLSGLDGSSGGIQITEALKLQMEVQKRLHEQLEVQRQLQLRIEAQGKYLKKIIEEQQRISGVLSEAPGLGASAPETNDICPESDNKTDPATPAPTSESPFVDKLANEHASAKSFSLDESLSSHHDEPLTPDSGCHASSPVQSPNGRPVKRKCKSNDALFTKQEIASSHSILESSLNSPYQQPHPLLLPSEQFDHSSELPTSDEYQLRKLSGDM